The genomic interval TTGTACCCcctctttatcatcatcataatatttgACATAATTATGATTCATCATGAATGTTATGATGACCGACTGTAAAATATTTGGGGATGATATCACAGGCCATACGCCTAAAATATTGGGAGGGATATAGctccataccccccccccctcccctgtgAGCACTTCTACTTCTACGCCTACTTCTACTTCGACGTCTACTTCTACGTCTACATCTTCTTTTACTTCTACTTTTACTTCTacctctacttctacttctatgTCTATTCTAATTTATACGTCTACGTGTGATTAATTCTACGTCTACGTCAAGTTCTACTTCTACGTCTACTTCTACCGTCTACATCTACTTTTACTTCACGTCTACTTCTACGTGTACGTCTACTTCTACGTCTACTTTTACATCTATTTCTAATTTTACTTCTACTGCTACGTCTACTTCTGCTTCTACGTCTACTCTAATTCTTACTCTAATTCTACGTCTACTCCTACTTATATTTCTACTTTACTTTTACTTCTACGTGTACGTCTatgggccgcggaacggttttcaaagtgggggggggggctgaccatgcaaaaaatcacaatcatatggtcatttttacggttttggaaaaaaagttgggggctgaagccctcccccccccccgcttccgcggcccctggtctACGTCTAGTTCTACTTCTGCTTCTACatctgcttctactactactacgtctaCGTCAAGTTCTACTTCTACGTCTACTTCTACGTCTACATCTACTTCTACGTCTACTTCTACACGTCTACATCTACTTTTGATTTTACGTCTACTTCTACGTCTACTTTTACTTCTATTTCTACTgttacttctacttctacgtcTTCTTCTAATTCTTACTCTAATTCTACGTCTACTTCTACTTATATTTCTACTTTACTTTTTCTTCTAATTCTACGTGTACGTCTatgggccgcggaacggttttcaaagtggggggctgatccaaaagtggggggctggccattcaaaaaatcacaatcatcatgatcatatggtaatttttacgtttttgtacacggtttagACAAAAATAGTGGGGGTTGTACTTCTGCTTCTACGTCTGCTTCTAACACTACTTCTacgtctacttctacttctacatcCACGTCAACTTCTACCTCTACGTCTGCTTCTACTTTtacttcctcttcttcttccacttCTATATAATTTTACTTCTACCTCTACTTCTACGACTGCTTCTACTTCTACGTCTACACCTACTTTTACTTCTACCTCTACGTCTAATTTTACttctatttctacttttacttaAATCTACTTCTACGTCTAATTTTGCTTCTACAGCTacgtctacttctacttctatttTACTTTTACTCCTACATTCTACGCCTAGGTCGACGTCAACGTCTACTTCTAAGTCTACTTCGAcgtctacttctacatctacttcttCTTATACTTCTCTCTTATACTTTTACTTGTACTCGTATTTCTACTTTTACGTCTACTTCTACATATACTTCAACTTCTACGTCTACTTTTACGTCTACGTCCACGTCTACTTCTGTGACTGATTTTACCTCTACTTCTTCGACTTCTACGTCTCCTTATacgtctacttctacttctacgtctatttctacttcttcttctactacttcaaCTTTCATATGATTTTACGTGTACTTCTACTTCACTTATACAACTGCTCTTACCTCTACTTCTacgtctacttctactactaagtCTACTTCTACGACTACGTCTAAGTCTTCTACGTCTACTTCTATTTGTACGTCTACTTCTGCTTCTACCTTTACTTCTACTTCTATTTCAATTATACATATACTTCTACTTCTTGTACTTTTACTCTTATATACGTTTACTTGTACTTCTGCGTCTGCTTCTACTTCACTTTCTACTTCTACGTCTACTGCTGCTTAAATAGTTGTACGgtactactactatactccTGCTGCTGCGTGTGCTTGTGTGTgtatatttgagttttgtcagacgtatatcaatcagatatgattatttacgtctgggaccgacctttaacgtcaccgtccgaaagacgtgaccagggctcgaacctcgaacctctgcatcaatttgtaacttccccacagcttggattacaggcgcacgccacaacgcccaatTGCTTTAACTGCTACGCGTACTTTTATACTTTTAATCgacataaaaaaatagaaagtatTCATCGCTTATCTTACGCATTAGCTTGGCTCCTATGCCCTATATCTTctacttttcttcctttttttcattgtcaAGAAAAATGTGTTCTTAACTTCTAATTGTAATGATTATTctctcattttatttcttctgtTCATTAATCAGAGCGTGACATTCGTCTTTATGGCGGAAGTGGGAGCTACGAAGGACGGGTCGAAGTCAGAGTCGATGGTCGTTGGGGCACAGTCTGTAACGACACCTGGGATACCCAAGATGCTTCGGTGCTATGTCGGGAGCTTGATAACAGAACAGCCATCAGACACGATGTGATGTACGGTGAAGGAGTTGGACCTATCTTCTATTCTAACGTCATGTGTACAGGTGGAGAACAACGACTGCAGGATTGTTCAAAGACTGATTCTTCCGTGGATGTCTGCCAGCATTCCCAAGACGCAGGGGTTCAGTGCTCCGCCAAGGGTGAGCAACGTGTTTGATAATAATGTTATCATCAATTTCTTGATTTGAAAACCTTCTCCAATTTAAAGGGGGCGGGTATCATGAAACAAACCTTCAATAATATCTTTATCTCTCCTTTAAAGCATGGTGTATTTAACTTTTCTGCAGTCaatccaggtgaggtaaatgggtacccggtaggaataATTCATGGAACGCACCGAGTGCTTTTAACAGCTGGAACTGAAGCCGGGTAATATGATggtgcgccattgaataggcaactagataatcggcACCCCCAAATTATGTATATTGtgttataatgtatttttttcattcttcgaTGTTTGGATTGGTAGTTAAAAATATCACCCTAAAGATGATGtctaagattaaaaaaaaataataataataataataaccaaaataattaaataaccAGCATCTGTTGTACGATTGTAGTGAGATATACAATAATTCAATGTTTGTGCATACTTTTCAGAGCTTGATCTCCGGTTATCCGGTGGATCAACACCAAACGAAGGTCGAGTAGAAGTTTACTACAGGGGTAACTGGGGCCGGGTTTGTGCTGGTTCGTCTTGGGACAAAAGTGAAGCTGACGTCGTCTGTCGAGTAGTCGGATATCCGAACCTTGCCCAGGAACCAAGGGGTAGTTTCGAGAGCGGCAGTGGCGCTGTGTTTCTTGTTAACCTGATGTGTGCTGGGACAGAAAATGCTGTGAAGGCATGCAGTTCTTCTGTAAGCGGTTCCAACGCCCCGCAATCTTGTCCAGACGGTTTGGAAGACGCAACGGTTATTTGCAATCCGAATCTAGAAGGTAGGGCTTTGAAAGGACGGCACGTTAGTAGTGACATCCCTGATTGATAGTTAAAGTTCTGAcctttatgagaaaaaaaatctggtgCATTTTTATCGGAGCACCTCTGTTAGTTTTTAATATTCAGGTtatgttattttaaatgatgTTCTTGGCCTACTTGTTTCAAGGGTTTATTAGGGTTGTATATTATAAATCAATTGCATAGTAActgtaacattaaaaaaaaaaaacaattttgaaaggtCTTGATTGATGACCATTATCATTGCATGTCCAACTGTTAGACTCCCCACTTTCATAATTATTAGAATGTTGTgaatcgtgatttttttttttattattgttatttcagTTTCAGTGGCGCCTGAACAGTTATCCGCGGGGGCCATTGCCGGGATCAGTGTTGGGTTTGGTCTGGTCATCGTAGTCTGTTGTATCTTCAGTCTAAACTTAAAATGTAAAGATTGCTGTAGGAAAGGTGAACTAGATGACACAGACGTGTATCAGTGTAACACAGCCAGCAATGCAGATAGCAAAGTGTTCAGTACCACATCCAACGTGAGTAGCCATTGATGTTTAATCATTTGATTTAGCTGTTAAGGCATTGAGTGACGCGTGACTGATGTAGGCACACTTAGTTGTAATTGgaattttgggggtattttggCAGTTTGGCGGGATATGTATGCACAGGCACCACTCAGGCTCCACGCCTCCACCGAGGTGAGGTGAAAGAGGGTATGACATTGAAAAGGGTTTCCCTGCTGAGCTGGAGTAATATCTGAACACGCTGCATGATGTACATACATGCCCGTATAATGTATGCACTAGAAACGTCTAGAATCATCGTTATTGCTTTGATCAGGAAATGTTAATGTAAGACAGCCCAAGTTTCATCTTTCTACATCCCAATTTCATTGTAGGCTCACCGCTGTTCGTTTATCCCTAAAGAATTACTTTAGCTTTTTACTATAGCCTAGCCACACTTTACGTTGTACCTCAATCTCGTTGTTTACTTTTGTAAACTTACAGCGTTTGTTTAAGGGACGTCTTTTGAAACCAAGGGGGCACTCACTACAATatgatgttttattgttttatgctcTTTGCTTCATTTACAGCTAAGGAGTGATACCGATAACCGCAATGATTCCATCTCAGACATTGATCCAAACATGTTCGTCTTCGCGCCCAAAGTTCCCCCTGCCGGGTTTGGTGCGTCGTCTGGTACCGGTGAACTCAAGGATGCgctttcaaatattgatgaaacaaaaGAGCCGGATAAAGAACTAACCGAATCCGATGAAAGAGACGATCCCATTTACCACACCATAAGAGATGAGCAGAAGACTTCCAAGGCGGGAGATGATGTAACCATGACAACCGATGAAAACACCCACGAGTATGATTACGTGGATCGAGTTAAAGGCCCGGACAATGCCGAGAATGAGAGCGAAACGGTAACAATTAATTTACAGGGAGATGCTctctttgaaaagaaaaatcatgacCACGGCAACACCGAGCATGTAGAAAACAATTACCTAGAACTTGAGGATATTGGCGACTCTCTTCAAAATGGAGATGTGGGAAAAGAGAATGAGGACGTATCAATGGAACAACAAAAAGGAGAACAAGTTAACATCAGCATGACGAATGAAGCCACTCCTCTCGAATCACGTGACCAGTCAGAGTCTAATGACCAAGGCATTCCTGAGCGCGTAGAAAATGATTACTTAGaacttgaaaatattgatgactcTTTTCAAAATAGAGATGTCGGAAAGAAGGATGATAGTGGAGATCCAGCAATTGAACGAGAAGGAGATCATGTTAACACCAGCATGACGAATGAAAACACTCCTCTCGAATCACGTGACCAGTCAGAGTCTGATGACCAAGGCATTCCCAAGCGCGTAGAAAACGATTACTTAGAACTTGAAGATATTGGTgactcttttcaaaatgtagatGTCGGAAAGGAGGATGATAGTGGAGGTCTATCAATTGAACAAGAAGGAGCTCCTCTCGAATCACGTGATGAGTCACATGATGGATTGACGTCACATTCTGAAGGTGCAGAACCTGTTGTTAACGTTGATGTATTTGATTCACGGTTGTAAAATATAATCAAGATGATATCCTGGATTATTGTGACATTTATTTAAGTACGATTTTATTGATCTCTCAATACTTGAATAATTGATATTAGACAGTAAATACCACCACTGCAATGTTCATTTTAGGAACTTTGAGTTACACAAGACCTTCAACAAATTGAGGGGGCTTGGACaattttgtggggggggggggctgcagcCTCGAAAGCATCCCCCCGTTAAAATCGCTCATCTGGCAAACTAgtagagagagaaaataaagcACGTAATGGGTAAACGAGCTGTGTTTTTAGGCTTCTGTGTTATCTTTAAGTAGCCGGCCTATGCAAAGATAACGAATGGATAAATTTATACagaattgttatttatttttactctgTATGACAGAAGTATCAAAGATCCAGACTCGTCAAAAAGGGGTTCGAGGTTTGTTTCCCCAATTGGAACATTTCGTTTCTGAGTAACCTTGAACATCCACTTTTTAGTTTTTTATAAAACCATTTAAGGTTCTTGAGCACGTAAAGAATCTTTTGGGGAACCATTTTTATCGAGGGTTCCAAAATAGGACAAAAGGGTTACAGTTCGCAcggttttttgtctcacctgcatagcagagtgagactataggcgccgcttttccgacggcgacggcggcggcggcggcggcgacggcgacggcggcggcgacggcggcggcggcgtcaacactaaatcttaacctgaggttaagtttttgaaatgacagcataacttagaaagtatatggacctagttcatgaaacttggccataaggttaatcaagtattactgaacatcctgcctgagtttcatgtcacatgaccaagatcaaaggtcatttagggtcaatgaacttagaccatgttgggggaatcaacatcaaaatcttaacctaaggttaagtttttgaaatgtcatcataacttagaaaatatatggacctagttcatgaaacttatacatgaggttaatcaagtatcactgaacatcctgcatgagtttcacgtcacatgaccaaggtcaaaggtcatttagggtcaatgaactttggccgaattgggggtatctgttgaattaccatcataactttgaaagtttatggatctgattcatgaaacttggacataatagtaatcaagtattactgaacatcctgtgcaagtttcaggtcacatgatcaaggtcaaaggtcatttagggtcaatgaactttggccaaattggggtatttgttgaattacagccataaatttgaaagtgtgttggtctagttcataaaacttggacataatagtaatcaagtatcactgaacatcctgtgcgagtttcaggtcacatgatcaaggtcaaaggtcatgtaaggtcaaagaactttggccacgttgggggtatttgttgaattgccatcatatctctataagtgtattggtctagttcataaaacgtggaaataagagtaaccaagtatcactgaacatcttgtgcgagttatagtagttttcaaaatcagcactgctgctatattgaatcgcgtgatgcaggtgagacggccagaggcattccacttgttttatctAAGAGTGCAGTTCGAAATATTGAAATTGGATTACAATATTTGCAGAACTTTAACTTTCAGTCCATATACATGGTAAAGAACAACTAACATCAATCTAGCTACACTATAACAAAAATCTCCAAAACAGTTTTGTTGTGTGTTAATTACCATGTGGCGTGTCTTTATTTCTATCCCTTACATGTTTCTTGATTTCCCTTTTATTTGTGTTCTCTGATGTaactatttattttcatttaattccaGATCCATCGTGATTTTACGTTTCCTGCTTTGGAATGGTAAACTCGGGTAGAATAACATGGGTGTATTGTTTCATTATGATCTGTCGGCTGTATTCTTCCTCTCTTCCTAAAGCTATATACTAACAACGTTATACCCTTACGTGACACTGTTAAATGCACTGACTTTCTTtaaagagagaaggagagataAATGAATACTTGATCAAGCACCAGAAGAGTATCAGGAATCAATTAACTTTTCATTGACTTGTAATGTAATGGGATTGGAATCTAGTCTGTATGTTTCTGATGTCCAATCACTAAATTTGTAAGATGAGTGGATAAAAGCCCTTTTCACAGACAATTAAACCCTcaccgatagatggcgctagATAGCCAAGATTTGAATATTTGACCTTTTTTTGTTTAAGTCAATTGCTGGTTGAAAAAATCATGAGCCACTACACTTCCGTATTTAGAGATTGACATGTTAGATGATGCTCAAGTATGATTCACATTAGGCCTATTGACCATAACCGAAGCTTTATTTGGGCTTTAAATACGATTAGGCTTCTC from Lytechinus pictus isolate F3 Inbred chromosome 2, Lp3.0, whole genome shotgun sequence carries:
- the LOC129282496 gene encoding uncharacterized protein LOC129282496 → MVSRSVINAWKLALMTTLLQTSCYAQQRDIRLYGGSGSYEGRVEVRVDGRWGTVCNDTWDTQDASVLCRELDNRTAIRHDVMYGEGVGPIFYSNVMCTGGEQRLQDCSKTDSSVDVCQHSQDAGVQCSAKELDLRLSGGSTPNEGRVEVYYRGNWGRVCAGSSWDKSEADVVCRVVGYPNLAQEPRGSFESGSGAVFLVNLMCAGTENAVKACSSSVSGSNAPQSCPDGLEDATVICNPNLEVSVAPEQLSAGAIAGISVGFGLVIVVCCIFSLNLKCKDCCRKGELDDTDVYQCNTASNADSKVFSTTSNLRSDTDNRNDSISDIDPNMFVFAPKVPPAGFGASSGTGELKDALSNIDETKEPDKELTESDERDDPIYHTIRDEQKTSKAGDDVTMTTDENTHEYDYVDRVKGPDNAENESETVTINLQGDALFEKKNHDHGNTEHVENNYLELEDIGDSLQNGDVGKENEDVSMEQQKGEQVNISMTNEATPLESRDQSESNDQGIPERVENDYLELENIDDSFQNRDVGKKDDSGDPAIEREGDHVNTSMTNENTPLESRDQSESDDQGIPKRVENDYLELEDIGDSFQNVDVGKEDDSGGLSIEQEGAPLESRDESHDGLTSHSEGAEPVVNVDVFDSRL